The following coding sequences are from one Nicotiana tabacum cultivar K326 chromosome 1, ASM71507v2, whole genome shotgun sequence window:
- the LOC107760438 gene encoding transcription factor MYB80-like, whose protein sequence is MGRIPCCEKDNVKRGQWTPEEDHKLSSYIAQHGTRNWRLIPKHAGLQRCGKSCRLRWTNYLRPDLKHGQFSEAEEQTIVTLHSVLGNRWSVIAAQLPGRTDNDVKNHWNTKLKKKLSGMGIDPVTHKPFSHLISEIANTLSPPQVPHLAEAALGCFKDEMLHLLTKKRIGFQFQFQQFGMASTATTAPNNVPSTSVKHEDNKDETIEKIKYGLSRAIKEPEMLNPIKNWDTSNFPENGGFNYNFASLLNEGEGSPWNQSLCSGSPCTAGGELQQNKRISNENCGENSEGGKEIVTRNGSTTMFNSDCVLWDISSDDLMNPMV, encoded by the exons ATGGGCAGAATCCCTTGTTGTGAAAAAGACAATGTCAAGAGAGGGCAATGGACACCTGAGGAAGATCACAAGCTTTCATCTTACATTGCTCAACATGGAACTCGTAACTGGCGTTTAATTCCTAAGCATGCTG GTTTGCAGAGATGTGGAAAGAGTTGCAGATTAAGATGGACAAATTACCTTAGGCCTGATCTTAAACATGGACAGTTTTCAGAGGCAGAAGAGCAGACCATTGTCACACTTCACTCTGTTCTTGGCAATAG ATGGTCAGTGATTGCTGCTCAGTTGCCAGGCCGCACAGACAATGATGTCAAGAATCACTGGAACACAAAGCTGAAAAAGAAGTTATCTGGAATGGGAATTGATCCAGTAACACACAAGCCATTTTCTCACTTAATAAGTGAAATTGCAAATACATTATCTCCACCACAAGTTCCTCATTTAGCTGAAGCAGCGCTAGGATGTTTCAAAGATGAAATGCTCCATCTTTTGACGAAAAAACGTATCggttttcagtttcaatttcagcAATTTGGAATGGCAAGTACTGCTACAACAGCaccaaataatgtaccgagtactAGTGTCAAACATGAAGATAACAAAGATGAAACTATTGAGAAAATTAAGTATGGATTATCAAGAGCAATTAAAGAACCTGAAATGTTAAATCCTATCAAGAATTGGGACACTAGTAATTTTCCTGAAAATGGAGGATTTAATTATAATTTTGCTTCTTTACTTAATGAAGGAGAGGGTTCACCTTGGAACCAAAGTTTGTGTAGTGGAAGTCCATGCACAGCAGGAGGAGAATTACAGCAAAATAAGAGAATTAGCAATGAGAATTGTGGGGAAAATTCTGAGGGTGGAAAAGAAATAGTAACAAGAAATGGATCAACAACTATGTTTAATTCTGATTGTGTTCTTTGGGACATATCTTCTGATGATTTGATGAATCCTATGGTTTGA